Within the Streptomyces sp. YIM 121038 genome, the region GTGTCCCAGTGGGTGTACAGCGAGCGGGCGGTCTCGTCGCCGAACATGAACCGCACCAGGTTCCGCTCGCGGTGCGCCAGCGCGTCGAAGTCGGTGAGCAGCGCACGTGCCATCTGGTTGGAGGCGAGTACGTCCAGTCGCCGTCCCAGTACCAGGGCGGGGGTGTGTTCGAGGATCCGGAGCAGGTCGTGCAGCCCCGGGCGGACCGGCTGCGGACGCGTTGCCGTGCGGCGGGGCCTGCCCGTGACGGGCTTGGCGAGCTGGAACAGGTGGGTGCGTTCGACGGGGTCGAGGCGCAGCGCGCGGGAGATGGCGTCCAGGACGGTCTCGGAGACGTTCAGCCGGCGTCCGCGTTCCATACGTACGTAGTAGTCGACGCTCACGCCCGCCAGGTGGGCGATCTCTTCGCGGCGCAGTCCTGGCACGCGCCGGGTGCCGCCGTCGTCGGGCAGGCCCGCCTGGCGCGGGGTGATCCGTGCCCGCCGGGAGCGGAGGAATTCACCGAGAGCTGTGTTGCGGTCCATGCCGTTCACGATAGGGCCCAAGATCGGCCGGATGGTTCGCGAAGGGGGGACTGGCAGTCCCCCGGTCGGGCTGTCCCGGGGGCGGAGCGGGCCCCCGGGAAGACGGTCAGTGGCCCATTCGGGTGCTGAAGTGGAGCGTGTCGAGACCGGCCGGGCCTGACCGCCGCGGTGGGTCTGCGTTCGCATCGTACGAAGGGAACTCCTGTGTCGGACACCAAGACATTCCTGATCACCGGCGTCAGCACCGGCCTGGGCCGC harbors:
- a CDS encoding helix-turn-helix transcriptional regulator — encoded protein: MDRNTALGEFLRSRRARITPRQAGLPDDGGTRRVPGLRREEIAHLAGVSVDYYVRMERGRRLNVSETVLDAISRALRLDPVERTHLFQLAKPVTGRPRRTATRPQPVRPGLHDLLRILEHTPALVLGRRLDVLASNQMARALLTDFDALAHRERNLVRFMFGDETARSLYTHWDTHARDIVASLRRDAGRHPHDPLLAELVGELSIADEDFRRWWADQNVHRHTHGSKHFHHPIVGPLTLNYESLTLPADPDQRLSVYTAEAGSSSEEALRLLAAWIRQPETPHEQHAQRPRP